The Bacteroidota bacterium genome includes the window TATTTCCTGAGGAGAAATGCTTAAAGCCTCCGATAAGTATTTCTGCACAAGAACAATGTTGTGAGGCTTTATTTGTTTACCATTGTGTTCAATGAATGGACCATCACTTTCAGTTAACAAATATTCCAATGGGATTTTTTTTATTATTTCTTTCCCAGATTTTGATTTTACCATTGCAGGATTAATTGAAAAATAATATCCAGCTTCAATTATTTTATTAATCAAACTAACGGGGCCGGTGTACCAATGAAAAATAGCTGTTTGTATTTTAAAATTAGACAAATAAAATAGGACTTCTTTTTCAGCTTTTCTTGAGTGTATACTGAGTATCTTTTTCTTCCCATTCAATTCATTAAGAATTTTTTTGAAAGTCTCTGTCTGAATATCTTTTGTAGATATTCCTTCTTTTGAAAAATCTAATCCTATTTCTCCTATATAGGAAGTTTTAGAAATATTTCTCACAAAACCAGGGAATTCTTTTACGTGTGATTCAGCATATAATGGATGCATTCCCAAGGCTAATCTAACCTTAGTAAAAGAAAGAAGGTGCTTATATCCCATTTCAAAATGGCTAGGAAGATTCGTCACTCCAATTGTTGTAATTCCCAATTGCTCACATTCTAGAGCTACCTCCAAAGGGTTTGAATATAAATCAATATGACAGTGAGTGTCTATCATTTAAGTCCCGCCTTCTTTTTAATAAATGGGTCACCTTCCTTTTTTATCCAGTTACATAATTCAACTCTTGTTCGATTCACAAGTTCAACATAACGATCAAGTTTTTCCAAATTATTAATACCGTTTACCAACAATTCATTTCGTATTTCATCATTAGTTAGTGGCTTCCTTAGAAAATCAAGGCAAGCACCGAAATCCTGACCTTGTTTTGACAATAAAAATGGGGTTTGATTATTTCGTCCAGTAAATTTCTTTTTAATAGAATTTCCATATTCTGTTCCATCAGCAAAAGTTTGTAGAGCAGCTTGCCTATAGATGCATGGCATGCAGACTCCGCAATGGTCTTTATTCTTTAATGTCCAATTTGCTCGGTGTCCTCTTTTTCCACATGAGTTTGAGGCGGCAACAATAGTCTTTAAAAAAGGTAGGTCTTTGCATTCTTTCACCATCTCTCCTTTGGTTTTCAAATCATAAATATTATTGAGAGTGGTATCGAAATTAAGCAGAGCAAGCAGTTCATTTGTTTGATTCAAGAATGAAGGATGGGTGGTTCGTGTGCTACAAGCACTTCTTCTTGAAGAGCTTAGTGGAAAGTTTAAAGAAACAGTGCCATTTTCAGGAACCATAATAGGTATCTTGTTATAATTAGCAACCAATACGGCAATGCCAATAAATAGGAATGATCGACTTCTAAATGTTTTCTCCTTCTCTATATTAGAAATGCTTAAACTTACACTAACAGAAGGTACGAAATTGAATTTGTCAGAATATCTCTCTATGAGTTTTGACCTTAAATAATTTTGTTCTTTCCTTGCACTAATATGTGGATCAAAGTGAGAAATTACTAAAAGTTTTTCTGTAGAGGTGTCTGTTAAAAAATCTATAGCACCAATCAAGGAATCCAAGCCTCCTGAAAATAAATTGACTTGTTTAAAAATGGATTTTAACCCATGAGGCTTTTTTATTAAAGGAATATTGAGTTTGTTTTTGTAAAAAGAAATTCTCCAATAGTCTCCAGTTAAAAAAGACAACAGTTCTTCCATCTTTACATTTAAACCATTCCACTTACTCAAGTTATAAACAGGGAATTTGACCTCCAATTTCCTAGACCATCCATCTACTGAAAAAGAATGCCGATCAATAAATCGATCTATGCCATATACAAAAGTAGACAATAAGAATAAATCAACCGCGTCCATATTATCGCTTGAAACAAAAGGAAGTAGATTTTCAAAATCAACCTCTACAGTTGAAGAAGCGCCTAACTCAACACAAGAAATATTTGCGATAATTTTATTTTCATTATTAATTGAGGGAATTTGTATATTTATTTTCATAGTTCTTCGATTTTAATAACCGATTCAAAAATTCGCTCTATTTCGCTTTCTCCTGCGGGTCCCGACCAATCAATTTTTGTGACCGGTTTGACTTGGTTCAGTCGAGTTACTCTTCCTTGTATATCCTTTTTTATGCATTCAAATGTTTCTTTCGCAACTGCTTCTCCTCGAATTTGATAAAGACGTTCCTCCAATCTTTCAGATAAATATTCAAATATGTAAACTCCAAAAAAATTACAAAGAACTTCAGATAGCTTATCAGTATCAATATATTCTTTAAAGAGTGTTTCTAGGTTATCAAGATCATCATCAACCGCGGATTCAATATTTCGCAATACTTCAGAAATCGCTTTGTTGGCAGCAGTTTCATCCATCCCAATAGCTGAATCACCGCAGAAAGTTATAAGAAAATCTACTACATCTCGAACAGTTTTCCCAGCTAAATTTTCGAAGCCTATTTTTTTTAATGCTTCCGAAAGCCCAGTATTATTGACACTTGAGAAGAAAGAAACAAGCTTTCTAGAGGATTTTATACCAGACCTACCTATTTTTACGGATTTTCCTGAACTTATATTTCTACTGCCACCGCCAATTTTGATAAGTCGTTCAAAAGCAGAATTTATATGAGCGTCCCGTCGCCTCGTAAGAAGATTGTAGCGCCTTTCTTGTTTTTCAATATCCTCCTGTACTTCAGGTTGTTCCTTTTGGTCTTCTCTTTCCAAATCAGAAACCGCCTTAGCTGCACTTGTCACGGACGATGTTAAATTGCCCCAATTTGGTTCATTTTTAACCCCATTTGATATCCTTTGAGTTGTTCCCATAAATTAATCTTGTTTTAAAGCTTTACCAATTTTTGAATCTTTACTAAACAATTGAATAACTGAATCAATTTCATTGTTTTTAAGTTTGGCTGTTTTTAGCTGGTTGTGAAGATGGTGAGGAATAACCTTATTGTCAACTTGTTTAATTATCCGTGAATATGTCGCAACACTTTTAGAAATATTTTGCCGCATAAATTCAATAATAATTTCATGCAATCCCTCTTTTTCCGGATTTTTGAGAAGCTCCTTCTCTAAAAGTGTTAAGATATTTTCTAGCTCGAAATCATTATTCAATGTCAAAACTTCTCTTGTAACAATACCTTCTAAGATTTTAGCTGAACCATGCTCAACAAGTTTTTTAAATAATGATCGAAGATGTTCTGGTACTAAAGAAGACCCGCTTATGCTACCAGTTAACTGATCTCTTGAAACCCAATAATAATTTCTCAAATCGAGTTTTGATATTTGTGGGCTAACCTTTAACCACTTAATCATTTTATCATTTGCCCAATCAGAAAAATTTTTATTTCGTAACTCATCCTTATTGTCAGTTGATGCCAAAGTTTCTAATTCTGCAATCTCTTTGGGTTCTCCCTGCTGAACTGCTTGCCAAGAATATAACTTTCTGAATAAATCAGGATTTGAATATTCCAAAACCATTAATTTTGCTAGTACATCCATCCTGAATTCTGAAAATTTGGCTACAGTTACTAATCGTCTTCTCAAGGTAAATGTATTTAAGAATCGCTTTATTTGCCTGGGGTTACCGTTTAGGCCTTCTGTTATTATAGATGATAGAGATGCTATTAATGACACACTATCTCCTATCTTTTCCTTCTGCTGAGGAGTTATTATATTTGACAAATTACCAAATCCGAAAACACTATAGCGGTCTTTTTCCTTGTGCTCACAAAAGGCTTTGTGAACCTTACCAAACTCTTCTCCAAGTCCATTTTTGCAAAACAATAAAGTCATATAAGTTTCCACTTCACCATCAGACAGTTTAGGAAGGTTATATGGAATTTGTATCAACTTTTCTAGATAATCACTCACAATACGTTTGTTTTGGCTATCTTGGTCTACGGCATTTTCAATACCATCAGTTTTATATCTGAATTCAATTGCGTGTCGAACTATTCTAGGGTCTGCACCAATAATAAATGCTGTTTTGTCAACATTCAAAAACAATTTTATTGCTTCAAGGTTTTCAATAATCCTCTCCGGTGTGCATCTATCTAAATCATCAATAATAACAACTAGCTTTTTAATTTCAGACTTATCAATCATTGATTTAAAATCTTCTCTAAATTCTCTTACCAAAGTTATCTCATCATCTTCTTTTTTATCTATAATTTCATTTAAGAAAGTTTCACCTTTTTCGCCTGAAAATTTATCGATTAAATCCTTAGGATTAACCTTTGAAAGCTCTTGAGCTAAAAATGGAATAAATGCAGCACCACCTGTAAAATAAGCTGAAGTAATAGGCAGGATAATTTTTTTAAATCCCAAACCTAGAGCTCTCATCCACTTTACAGATTTGAGAAGCTTTTTGGTTTTGTCTTTTACCTTATTTCCAATAGTTTTATGTTCTTCAAAGGATTTTATAATAGATTCTAATAATGCTGCTTTTGCATCATCGTACCCCTCAAATAACCAACCATTAAAATACAAAACAAGAGTGCCATCTTTTAAATTGTCACCCTCTCCCTTAAGTTCCTCATTAACGATTTTTAGGATACTTGATTTTCCGCTTCCCCAATCACCAAATACCCCTATTGTCACAGGTAAAATTGTATCGTCTTTTATTACATCAATTAGTAAATCTGCGTGAACTTTAAAGCCTAATAAATCTTCGGTTGTTTCGTTGTCTGCCCACATTTGTTTATTATTATAACACTATATTTTCTTAAATACAATGATACTAATATATTGAATATCTTTTGCTAAAGCCGCTTTTCTAGCTT containing:
- a CDS encoding NTPase, producing the protein MWADNETTEDLLGFKVHADLLIDVIKDDTILPVTIGVFGDWGSGKSSILKIVNEELKGEGDNLKDGTLVLYFNGWLFEGYDDAKAALLESIIKSFEEHKTIGNKVKDKTKKLLKSVKWMRALGLGFKKIILPITSAYFTGGAAFIPFLAQELSKVNPKDLIDKFSGEKGETFLNEIIDKKEDDEITLVREFREDFKSMIDKSEIKKLVVIIDDLDRCTPERIIENLEAIKLFLNVDKTAFIIGADPRIVRHAIEFRYKTDGIENAVDQDSQNKRIVSDYLEKLIQIPYNLPKLSDGEVETYMTLLFCKNGLGEEFGKVHKAFCEHKEKDRYSVFGFGNLSNIITPQQKEKIGDSVSLIASLSSIITEGLNGNPRQIKRFLNTFTLRRRLVTVAKFSEFRMDVLAKLMVLEYSNPDLFRKLYSWQAVQQGEPKEIAELETLASTDNKDELRNKNFSDWANDKMIKWLKVSPQISKLDLRNYYWVSRDQLTGSISGSSLVPEHLRSLFKKLVEHGSAKILEGIVTREVLTLNNDFELENILTLLEKELLKNPEKEGLHEIIIEFMRQNISKSVATYSRIIKQVDNKVIPHHLHNQLKTAKLKNNEIDSVIQLFSKDSKIGKALKQD
- a CDS encoding TatD family hydrolase, with the protein product MIDTHCHIDLYSNPLEVALECEQLGITTIGVTNLPSHFEMGYKHLLSFTKVRLALGMHPLYAESHVKEFPGFVRNISKTSYIGEIGLDFSKEGISTKDIQTETFKKILNELNGKKKILSIHSRKAEKEVLFYLSNFKIQTAIFHWYTGPVSLINKIIEAGYYFSINPAMVKSKSGKEIIKKIPLEYLLTESDGPFIEHNGKQIKPHNIVLVQKYLSEALSISPQEIETIISNNFKRIVNSIR